The DNA sequence CGTCCGGTACCGGGCAGGTCAGGATAGATGCGCAGCCAGTCATCTCGCTGTGTGAAGAGCGGTTCCATGAACCGCTCCATGATGCCGTGATCGCTCGGTCGCCCGGGCAACATCACGATGGGTCGCCCGCTGCCGTAGGTCTCATAGGAGATTGCGAGATCTCCAAGATGACATTCCATGCGCTCCTCCCTCCGTTCATGCACACAAAGATTCTGGGTGTCCTGCGAGTGACAATCACCAGGTATAGAAACTTTTCAGGCCATACGTTCCGAGAGCGAGGGAAAGCTCGCCTCCGTGGTATATCTCATGTTCCATGACATGCCAGACAATCCACTGCCGGGTATGCGCAGGCTCTTCTTCTAGCCCTTGATTCCGTAGCCATGTCTGATGAGAGGCCGGAGGGAAAAAAAGCTGCTCCAGGTCAGTGGAAGTCCAGCGCTCCAGGGCGGAAGAGATCACGCGCCAGCTCTTTTCAAACATAGCGACCAGTGAAGCTGCCTTGTACACGCCTGGCTCGCCATTGTTCTCCTCATCGTCCCAGTCCAGATTGGGATCTCCTTCACCCATCCAGAGGTGGAACCAGTTGAAGCGCGCACCGATCATATGCTCGAGAAGCTCGCCGATCGAGCGCTGCTGTGGTCCAACAGAGAGGGCAAGTTGTTCAGGTGAAAGTGCTGCGATGATTTAGACCAGGGCGTGTTGATAGTTCTCCCAA is a window from the Ktedonobacteraceae bacterium genome containing:
- a CDS encoding DinB family protein, with amino-acid sequence MIAALSPEQLALSVGPQQRSIGELLEHMIGARFNWFHLWMGEGDPNLDWDDEENNGEPGVYKAASLVAMFEKSWRVISSALERWTSTDLEQLFFPPASHQTWLRNQGLEEEPAHTRQWIVWHVMEHEIYHGGELSLALGTYGLKSFYTW